CGGAAGAGGGGCAATTTCATTAATATTGCCATATTTTTCACGTAGCTCATCAATGGGACCAAAATCCAACGCACGTAGTGGGCAAGATTCAACACAAATCGGTTTTTTACCTTCAGTGACGCGTTCAAAACAGCCATCGCATTTAGTCATATGACCTTTTTCAGCGTCGAATTGTGGAGCGCCGTATGGGCAAGCCATATGACAATAACGGCAACCAATGCAAACACTTTCGTCAACGACCACAAATCCATCTTTACGTTTATGCATTGCACCGCTTGGGCAGACTTTTGCACAGGCAGGGTCGTCGCAATGATTACAAGAAATGGATAAATAATAGGAAAAAACATTTTGTTGCCAAGCACCATTTTGCTCTGTCCAGTCACCACCTGCATATTCATAAATGCGGCGAAAATGCACATCAGTCGATAAATTTTTGAAGTCTTTACAGGCAAGTTCGCAGGTTTTACAGCCCGTACAACGTTGTGTATCTATATAAAAACCATATTGTTGTGACATAGCGGGCTCCTTACAGTTTCGCAATTTCGACTAAATTAGTGTGTTGCGGATTTCCTTTCGCAAGCGGTGATGGGCGCTGCGTTGTCAGTACGTTGATACATCCACCTTGGTCTACTTTCGCACCAAACATATCCGCATCTAGCCAAGCACCTTGGCCCATTGCTGTTACGCCAGGCATAATTCGAGGTGTGACTTTGGCCGGAATATGTACTTCTCCTCTGTCGTTATATACTTTCACAATATCACCTTGTTCAATCCCACGGGCTTTAGCATCAATAGGGTTGATCCAAATTTCTTGGCGACAAGCTTGTTTTAAAATATCGATGTTGCCGTAGCTAGAGTGTGTTCTGGCTTTATAGTGAAAACCTGTCATTTGGAGTGGGTACTTCTCGCTTAATTTGTCTTGATGTCCCTCAAATCCTTTTGCATAGATTGGTAGTGGATCGATAACATCATCTGGGGACAGCTCCCAATTCTTTGAAATTTCCGCGAGTGCTTCCGAATAAACTTCAATTTTTCCTGATGGCGTTTTCAGTGGGTTAGCTTGTGGGTTATCACGAAATTCTTTAAAACCAATTACATGTTCATCCGGGCATTTATGTTTGAAAATACCAACCGTTTTCATTTCCTCATATGTTGGCATGTCAGGGAAACGCTCGCGGCTTTTTTCGCAGAGGTATTTAATCCATTCATGCTGAGTACGGCCTTCGGTAAAGGTTTTTTCAACATCTGGACCTAAACGTTTTGCAATTTCAGATAAAATTTCATAAATCGGTTTACGTTCAAATTTCGCGCTAGTGGCGGGTTGCCCTAATATCATATAAGACATGTTCCCTGCGGATTCGCTAGGGATTAAATCTTCTTGCTCAGTTGGCATTAAATCGGGCAGTAAAATATCGCAATATTTTGCTGATGCAGTCATAAAATGGTCAATGCCAACAATCATTTCGCATTTACTGTCATCTTGTAAGATTTCATGAGTACGTGCAATTTCGCTATGTTGGTTAATTAACGTATTGCTGGCATAGCACCATAAAAATTTAATTGGCACATCCAGCTTATCTTTTCCTTTGATGCCATCACGAGTCGCGGTCATTTCTGTTCCGCGCTCAATAGCATCAGTCCATGTAAATACGGAAATTTGGGTTTTTACGGGGTTATCGAGCATAGGGAACCATTCAACGCCTGAGTCATAAGTGCCTTCACGACAACCTGAATTTCCTCCGCTAATTCCTACATTGCCTGTAATAATGGCTAGCATTGCGATGGCTCGTACGGTTTGTTCACCATTTGAGTGACGCTGTGGCCCCCAACCTTGCACGATATAAGCTGGTTTAGCTTGCCCAATTTCACGCCCGAGTTTAATAATTTTATCTGCGGGGATCCCTGTAATGGTTGAGGCCCACTGTGGTGTTTTAGCCACACCATCAGCTCCAGTACCTAAAATATAGGCTTTATAATGTCCATTACGAGGGGCTGAAGGGGGAAGTGTTTTTTCATCGTATCCCACGCAATACTTATCAACAAAAGCTTGGTCAACCATATCTTCGGTAATAATGACGTAGGCTAATGCAGCGGCTAAGGCTGCGTCAGTACCTGGGCGTATTGGCAGCCATTCATCTTCACGGCCCGCAGCTGTATCGTTATAACGTGGGTCAATCACTATCATCCGTGCATTTGAACGTTCACGGGCTTGCTCGACATAATAAGTGACTCCACCACCACTCATTCGAGTTTCAGCGGGATTATTACCAAACATCACAACAAGTTTGGTATTAGCAATATCATCAGGGCTGTTGGCTTCCTGTGAACCATAAAGATAGTTCATACCTGCTCGAATTTGGGCGGTACTATAACTACCATAGCGGCTTAAAAACCCGCCGCATGAATTCATTAAACGATAAGGGACGTTAGAGTTGGTGATATTACCGCCATCAACACCAGTACCATACAAAACGTGGACAGCCTCATTGCCATAGTTTTTTAATGTATCACGCAAGCTATCGCCAACGATATCGAGGGCTTCTTCCCATGAAATTCGGGTAAATTTACCTTCACCTCTTTTACCCACGCGTTTCATTGGGTATTTCAATCTATCAGGGTGATTCATTCGACGACGAATTGAACGACCACGCAAACATGCACGAACTTGGTGGTTGCCATATTCATCGTTACCTGTGTTATCAGACTCGACCCAAAACACTTCATCATCTTTAACATGGAGTCGAAGTAAGCAACGACTTCCGCAGTTTACTGTACATGAACTCCAAACAACTTTGTCTTCAGTGGAAGTTGATGAAGAAGCGTTATTCATTGCTTTTGCATTAAAAGGGAGAGACAAGTTACCAACAGCTGCAAATAACCCACCTGCAGCGCCAGATTTCACGACATTGCGCCTTGAAATAGGGCTATTTAATAGTTTATTTTTTATATTCATTGAGATGACCCTTAATGACCATACTAAGTGTATGGCTTTCAATGGATCATCTTAGTCTAATAGTAAGATGATTTTTTGCGTAATATCAATTAATTAATATTTTATGGCGTGGTAACTTACGGGTAATAAAAAATTTTCATTAAAAAAAATTAAGTTTTTAATGTGTTGATAATAAAGGAATTTAATTTAAGGTGATTTGTGGCTTTAATCGTTTATTGTTAATGGTAAGTTGTGATTGGAAAATATTTCTCTATTTTTAATGATTGAATGCAAAATAGAGAAATATTTTATCTATAGGCTAAATAAATAATTATCTTTATTTATGTGATGTGACTCCGCTTATAAGGGATTTCACTCGGCTTATTATAGGTGTTTTTTATTGTTTTAATATGAATTTTCAATAAAACGTATTAACAGTAAGCTCGTTTTTTTATTAATCAATTAGAAGAAGTTTTTTGCAATAATAGAGTGAATGGTTTGGGTAAATAGAAGAAAGAATAAAGATAACACCGAATATGTTGATATTCGGTGTTACTGAGGGAATTAGGTGCGCTTTGTTATTGGCTTAATGGTTTTCGATTGCATTTCCTGACGTTCAAACCAGCGTACACGTAAAACATCGTATACCAGATTAAATGCATAAGTATAAAATAAGAAAAAGGCAAAAAAACCAACTTCTAAAATAAACGCATCCCAGAGCGTCATCTTTAATAATAAAGCCAACATTGGGACACCTAAAACAACGAAACTTAATTCGAAGCCAACAGCATGGGCAATACGTACTTTTGCAGATCTTGGGCCTTTTGATAAAGGCCAAAAACGGTCAAATAGCATGTTATAAAATAGGTTTAATAACATCGCGAGTGTGGAAAGTACGATCGCCACTGTTCCCATTTGGAAAATTGAGCGTCCTAAAACCCATGCACTGACCGGTGCAGTTATTGCAATCGCAATGACTTCGAATGAAACTGCGTGAAAAATTCGTTCAGTTAATGTTTTTGTATACTTGCTCATAACAACCTCAAACTTATAGCAAAATAGTGTATTAGTAAAAAAACAGGTGCAATTATTGGCGATTTTTACTATATATACAAAATGGCAGCCATCGATAAAACCGATACCTTATGAACTATTCCATTGAAACATTGCGTACCTTTGTAGAGGCGGCATCGCTAAAATCATTCTCTGCGGCAGCAAGGAAGCTCAATAAAAGTCAGTCCACGATCAGTAGCACGATAAGTGGTTTTGAGGATGATATGGGTTTTGTGTTATTTGACAGACAAGGGCGTGAATCTACGTTAACACTGGCAGGGAAAAAAGTGTTGAGCTTGGTTGAAGATATATTATCAGCGGATGAGCGTTTGCAAGCATTAAGAGTGGAATTATCGCCTGATATAGAACCACAATTAAGCTGCGCTTTTTCAGATATTTATCAGCCACCTCATGCTGAGCATATTTTAACAACACTAAATAGACAATTCCCTCATATTGAATTTGAATTTCTAATTGCAGAAAATAATGCGGTTATTGAGATGATTCAAAACCAGCAGGCTCATGTTGGAATGATGGAGTCGAGGACTGAATATCCTGCCGATATTTCTTTTTCACGTCTGCCTATTCAAGGTGAGCTTGGATTATATGTATTAAAAACGCATCCTTTAGCATTAGAAAAGGAGGTGACTTACCAGCATTTAACCATGACTCGTCAATTACGTTTGAGTAGCAGCAGCCAAATGATTATTAACAGCGAAAAAAATTGGCTAGCACCAAATTATTTATTGCTATTGGAAATGGCAGAGCAAGGCATTGGTTGGGCTATTTTACCCACATGGTTAGTTAAACAATTTGGTCATAATGTGTTAGTCAGTCTTAATTATGATTTATGGCCACGAAAGATTGATGTTGACTTAGTTTGGTCTAAAAATAGTCCTCCTGGTAAAGCAGGCTATTGGTTAATCAATAAATTATTGGCTGGAGAGGTTTAATATAGGTGTTATTTAGTATTAATAATGTGTATTAAGAACATCATATTTAGATTAAAAATCTAAATACTTCATGTAACAAAATGTTATCTTGTAAATAAACGTAATACTATTTTGATAATAAGACTCATGTGGCTAACCTAAATAAAACAAGTTCTGTTGTTAGCGTTAATTGAGAGGAAGAAAATGAAAAAATTATTAGTACCTACATTATTTGCTGTTGTATCTACTATGTCATTTGGTATTCATGCCGCTACAACTCAAGCTGTCAGTCAAGCTCAGAGCGCAGAGCATAAATTAAATGCTTATGAAGAAATTATGGTTGGTAAAGTTTGGACAACGACGGAAGCGTTGGACCAAGATAAAAAAGCTGTAAGCGCTGATGATAAGCAAGTGGCTAACTTCTTTGGCTTAGCTGAGTATTACCCTGATGGTACATTTAATATGACCACTTTCGATGGTAAACCGAAAATGAAAGGGGATTGGTCGTTTGATGAAAATGGAAAAACGCGTTCATTAACGGCGAAAAATGATAAGGGTGAAGTATTATTTACCCGGGTTGTTGAAAACGTCACAGTGACACCAGAAGAATATACTTACCGTATTTACCCTGAACAAGATAGCAAAGATAAGTACTTTGACATTGTTCATAAAGTTAAAAAATAGCTTTTAATTAATGCCGCCGAGTGCGGCATTAATTTTGGCGTAATATTGCAATATTTTTTATTTAAAACAGGTTTCTGCCCAACGTGCTAATCCAGCAGTGACGGAGCCAAAATCGTCGCCTTTTACAATCGGGATATTAGGAAGCTCTTGAGTAATAGCTTGGTGTAATATCGGCGAGCGAGCACTTCCTCCCGTGACAAAAACGGCATCAGGTTGTACACCACCTTGAATAACCGCTTCTTTCACCAGTTCAATCATTTTACTTTTGGGTGATTCAATAGACTCAACCATTTGGTCATAATGAATATTCACTTCTAATATTTCGTTCATTAGATTAAT
The window above is part of the Providencia sp. R33 genome. Proteins encoded here:
- a CDS encoding DMSO/selenate family reductase complex B subunit, which translates into the protein MSQQYGFYIDTQRCTGCKTCELACKDFKNLSTDVHFRRIYEYAGGDWTEQNGAWQQNVFSYYLSISCNHCDDPACAKVCPSGAMHKRKDGFVVVDESVCIGCRYCHMACPYGAPQFDAEKGHMTKCDGCFERVTEGKKPICVESCPLRALDFGPIDELREKYGNINEIAPLPPAHYTQPNIVLNLNANCRPVGDTTGYLANPEEV
- a CDS encoding LysR family transcriptional regulator, encoding MNYSIETLRTFVEAASLKSFSAAARKLNKSQSTISSTISGFEDDMGFVLFDRQGRESTLTLAGKKVLSLVEDILSADERLQALRVELSPDIEPQLSCAFSDIYQPPHAEHILTTLNRQFPHIEFEFLIAENNAVIEMIQNQQAHVGMMESRTEYPADISFSRLPIQGELGLYVLKTHPLALEKEVTYQHLTMTRQLRLSSSSQMIINSEKNWLAPNYLLLLEMAEQGIGWAILPTWLVKQFGHNVLVSLNYDLWPRKIDVDLVWSKNSPPGKAGYWLINKLLAGEV
- the ynfF gene encoding selenate/tellurate reductase subunit YnfF — its product is MNIKNKLLNSPISRRNVVKSGAAGGLFAAVGNLSLPFNAKAMNNASSSTSTEDKVVWSSCTVNCGSRCLLRLHVKDDEVFWVESDNTGNDEYGNHQVRACLRGRSIRRRMNHPDRLKYPMKRVGKRGEGKFTRISWEEALDIVGDSLRDTLKNYGNEAVHVLYGTGVDGGNITNSNVPYRLMNSCGGFLSRYGSYSTAQIRAGMNYLYGSQEANSPDDIANTKLVVMFGNNPAETRMSGGGVTYYVEQARERSNARMIVIDPRYNDTAAGREDEWLPIRPGTDAALAAALAYVIITEDMVDQAFVDKYCVGYDEKTLPPSAPRNGHYKAYILGTGADGVAKTPQWASTITGIPADKIIKLGREIGQAKPAYIVQGWGPQRHSNGEQTVRAIAMLAIITGNVGISGGNSGCREGTYDSGVEWFPMLDNPVKTQISVFTWTDAIERGTEMTATRDGIKGKDKLDVPIKFLWCYASNTLINQHSEIARTHEILQDDSKCEMIVGIDHFMTASAKYCDILLPDLMPTEQEDLIPSESAGNMSYMILGQPATSAKFERKPIYEILSEIAKRLGPDVEKTFTEGRTQHEWIKYLCEKSRERFPDMPTYEEMKTVGIFKHKCPDEHVIGFKEFRDNPQANPLKTPSGKIEVYSEALAEISKNWELSPDDVIDPLPIYAKGFEGHQDKLSEKYPLQMTGFHYKARTHSSYGNIDILKQACRQEIWINPIDAKARGIEQGDIVKVYNDRGEVHIPAKVTPRIMPGVTAMGQGAWLDADMFGAKVDQGGCINVLTTQRPSPLAKGNPQHTNLVEIAKL
- a CDS encoding DUF4822 domain-containing protein translates to MKKLLVPTLFAVVSTMSFGIHAATTQAVSQAQSAEHKLNAYEEIMVGKVWTTTEALDQDKKAVSADDKQVANFFGLAEYYPDGTFNMTTFDGKPKMKGDWSFDENGKTRSLTAKNDKGEVLFTRVVENVTVTPEEYTYRIYPEQDSKDKYFDIVHKVKK
- a CDS encoding multidrug/biocide efflux PACE transporter → MSKYTKTLTERIFHAVSFEVIAIAITAPVSAWVLGRSIFQMGTVAIVLSTLAMLLNLFYNMLFDRFWPLSKGPRSAKVRIAHAVGFELSFVVLGVPMLALLLKMTLWDAFILEVGFFAFFLFYTYAFNLVYDVLRVRWFERQEMQSKTIKPITKRT